One genomic window of Deltaproteobacteria bacterium includes the following:
- the hisI gene encoding phosphoribosyl-AMP cyclohydrolase — protein sequence MKVSDKVKFDEKGLVPAITQDFKSGHVLMMAYMNLEAFEKTIETGKVHYYSRSRKKLWLKGESSGHVQAVREIFLDCDGDTVLIKVDQEKAACHTGRYSCFYRKVEGDSLIENSKKIFDEGEVYGDKRG from the coding sequence ATGAAAGTGAGTGATAAAGTCAAATTCGATGAAAAGGGGCTCGTCCCGGCAATAACGCAGGATTTCAAAAGCGGTCATGTGCTCATGATGGCCTATATGAATCTCGAGGCTTTTGAAAAAACCATTGAAACAGGCAAGGTGCATTACTATAGCCGGTCGAGAAAAAAATTATGGCTAAAAGGGGAATCATCAGGCCATGTGCAGGCAGTAAGGGAGATCTTCCTCGATTGTGATGGCGACACGGTTCTCATCAAGGTCGACCAGGAAAAAGCGGCCTGCCATACAGGCCGTTACAGCTGTTTCTACAGGAAGGTTGAAGGTGATTCACTTATTGAAAATTCCAAAAAAATATTTGACGAGGGGGAGGTATATGGCGATAAAAGAGGATGA